In a genomic window of Pseudomonas mohnii:
- a CDS encoding DUF2235 domain-containing protein, translating to MPKKIIIAFDGTWNLPDQAPEIDGDSSTNVVKLHDAILPAHKDGTVQHAVYIAGVGTDWYDKLEGGAFGVGLSKKIKEGYLALAKSYEDGDQVYIIGFSRGAYSARSLVGLIRNVGLLTKRHLNRIDEAYSLYRTRDSSADTENAQYFRQSYSREIEIHFLGVWDTVGALGVPFKSAEWFNHKYYEFHDTELSGIVRNAFHAVAIDEHRENYECTLWDPIAKPNQVMEQLWFCGAHANVGGGYADNNLSDIPLRWMANKAMDCGLELDPMKIPRQPKNLPDVTDSYSDFLGGTYRLLNARYFRPVGTKTFGQECIDDSVQQRVTTVGTYRPKNPVGVFLSGDYRPLNKIS from the coding sequence ATGGTACCTGGAACCTGCCGGATCAGGCGCCGGAAATCGACGGCGACTCGAGCACCAACGTCGTTAAATTGCATGATGCGATCCTGCCCGCGCACAAGGACGGCACTGTCCAGCATGCGGTGTACATCGCCGGTGTGGGCACCGATTGGTACGACAAGCTTGAAGGCGGGGCATTCGGGGTCGGCCTGTCAAAGAAGATCAAGGAAGGTTACCTGGCCCTGGCCAAGAGTTACGAAGACGGTGATCAGGTGTACATCATCGGCTTCAGTCGCGGCGCTTATTCGGCGCGCAGCCTGGTGGGGCTGATTCGAAACGTCGGGTTGCTGACCAAACGACACCTCAATCGTATCGATGAGGCCTACAGCCTGTACCGCACCCGTGACTCCAGCGCCGACACCGAAAACGCCCAGTACTTTCGGCAAAGCTACTCGCGGGAAATCGAGATCCACTTCCTGGGCGTCTGGGACACGGTCGGGGCGCTGGGTGTTCCGTTCAAGTCGGCCGAGTGGTTCAACCACAAATATTACGAATTTCACGACACTGAACTCAGCGGGATTGTGCGCAATGCCTTCCATGCCGTGGCCATCGATGAACATCGGGAAAACTACGAGTGCACGCTGTGGGACCCGATCGCCAAGCCCAATCAGGTCATGGAGCAGCTGTGGTTCTGTGGGGCCCATGCCAACGTCGGAGGCGGTTATGCCGATAACAACCTGTCGGATATTCCGCTGCGCTGGATGGCCAACAAGGCCATGGACTGCGGGTTGGAGCTGGACCCGATGAAAATTCCCCGGCAGCCGAAAAACCTGCCGGACGTCACCGACTCCTACAGTGATTTCCTCGGTGGAACCTACCGCTTGCTCAATGCCCGGTATTTCCGGCCGGTCGGCACCAAGACCTTCGGCCAGGAATGCATCGATGACAGCGTGCAGCAGCGGGTGACCACGGTGGGCACGTATCGGCCCAAGAATCCGGTGGGTGTGTTCTTGTCTGGCGATTACCGACCGCTGAACAAGATCAGTTGA
- a CDS encoding helix-turn-helix transcriptional regulator has translation MDALLKELPLHQGLARVFGAVGQEGFWRALVDTLRLLVPLDNALVAVMQAGRVPSLLIDFDSRGVADEHEELADYRAGMYLLDPFYLAVCAGIADGLHRLESVAPDQFQQSEYYLSYFRSVVGGDELQFMLNVDGAVLGLSLGRSTRFSLEEQGRLLCVRDWVLAAMRRHTQLLPLQGPAAEAVAGDLATLLDRFDARLSAREIETARLILQGFSSKAIAQHMGISPETVKVHRRNLYHKLNVNGHGELFALVLRPR, from the coding sequence GTGGACGCGTTGTTGAAAGAGTTACCGCTGCACCAGGGGCTGGCGCGGGTGTTTGGCGCCGTGGGCCAGGAGGGCTTCTGGCGGGCGCTGGTCGACACCCTGCGTTTGCTGGTGCCGCTGGACAACGCGCTGGTCGCGGTGATGCAGGCCGGACGGGTGCCCAGCCTGCTGATTGATTTCGACTCGCGGGGCGTTGCCGACGAGCATGAAGAACTGGCGGATTACCGCGCCGGCATGTACCTGCTCGATCCGTTCTACCTGGCCGTGTGCGCGGGCATTGCCGATGGCTTGCACAGGCTCGAATCGGTGGCACCCGACCAGTTCCAGCAGAGCGAGTACTACCTGAGTTACTTCCGTTCGGTGGTCGGCGGCGACGAATTGCAGTTCATGCTCAACGTCGACGGCGCCGTGCTCGGTTTGTCCCTGGGACGTTCCACACGCTTCAGCCTCGAAGAGCAGGGTCGCCTGCTGTGCGTGCGCGATTGGGTGCTGGCCGCCATGCGTCGACATACGCAACTGCTGCCGCTGCAAGGGCCGGCCGCCGAGGCGGTGGCCGGTGATCTGGCGACCTTGCTGGACCGCTTCGATGCACGCCTGTCGGCACGGGAAATCGAAACCGCGCGCCTGATTCTCCAGGGCTTCTCCAGCAAGGCCATCGCCCAGCACATGGGGATCTCGCCGGAGACGGTGAAGGTGCATCGGCGCAATCTCTATCACAAGCTCAATGTGAACGGACATGGCGAGCTGTTTGCCCTGGTGTTGCGGCCACGCTGA
- a CDS encoding polyamine ABC transporter substrate-binding protein, whose amino-acid sequence MSGHRSYFNLGLGACLAISLSAVAADGETVHVYNWYDYIGPNTLHDFKRDTGIQPVYDTFDSAEVLEGKLLTSRSGYDVVVASNFSLPTLIKAGALAPLPHARMPDFTNMDADLMAKLANNDPGNQYAVPYLWGTNGIGYNVDKVRAALGDKAPVDSWDLVFKEENLAKLGQCGVAMLDSPSEMLPVALHYLGLPPNSTNPEDYNKAEALLLKLRPHIAYFNSSKFISDLSNGNICVAVGWSGAMLEAKATAEQAGNGVKIAYSLPKEGAPVWFDTLVLLKDAPHPQQGLAFIDYLMRADVIAPVSNHLNYPNGNRNATALVAEATRNNPAVYPSAEALATLFTLQPLPPATERVRTRIWSKVKNGE is encoded by the coding sequence ATGAGTGGTCACCGCTCGTATTTCAATCTGGGGTTGGGCGCCTGTCTGGCGATCTCGTTGTCGGCGGTCGCCGCCGATGGCGAGACCGTGCATGTGTACAACTGGTACGACTACATCGGCCCGAACACCCTGCATGACTTCAAGCGTGACACCGGTATCCAGCCGGTCTATGACACCTTCGACAGCGCCGAAGTCCTGGAAGGAAAACTGCTGACCAGCCGCAGCGGCTACGACGTGGTGGTGGCCAGCAACTTCAGCCTGCCGACCCTGATCAAGGCCGGCGCCCTCGCCCCGCTGCCCCACGCCCGGATGCCGGATTTCACTAACATGGACGCGGATCTGATGGCGAAACTGGCCAACAATGATCCGGGCAACCAGTACGCCGTGCCGTACCTGTGGGGCACCAACGGCATCGGCTACAACGTCGACAAGGTTCGCGCTGCCCTGGGTGACAAGGCGCCGGTGGACTCCTGGGACCTAGTGTTCAAGGAAGAGAACCTGGCCAAGCTCGGCCAGTGCGGCGTGGCGATGCTCGATTCGCCCTCGGAAATGCTGCCGGTCGCCCTGCACTACCTGGGCCTGCCGCCCAACAGCACCAACCCCGAGGACTACAACAAGGCCGAAGCGCTGCTGCTCAAGCTGCGTCCACACATCGCTTACTTCAATTCGTCGAAATTCATCAGCGATCTGTCCAACGGCAACATCTGCGTCGCGGTGGGCTGGTCCGGCGCGATGCTGGAGGCCAAGGCCACCGCCGAACAGGCCGGCAATGGCGTGAAGATCGCCTACAGCCTGCCCAAGGAAGGCGCGCCGGTGTGGTTCGACACCCTGGTGTTGCTCAAGGATGCCCCGCATCCGCAACAGGGGCTGGCGTTCATCGACTACCTGATGCGTGCCGACGTCATTGCCCCGGTCAGCAATCACCTCAACTACCCCAACGGCAACCGCAACGCGACGGCGCTGGTGGCCGAGGCAACCCGCAACAACCCTGCGGTCTACCCGTCGGCCGAGGCCCTGGCCACCCTGTTCACCCTGCAACCCTTGCCGCCGGCTACCGAACGGGTGCGCACGCGGATCTGGAGCAAGGTCAAGAACGGCGAATGA
- a CDS encoding molybdopterin-dependent oxidoreductase — protein sequence MKKHIQGSGLDESSILTDARKILAPQIEDRSRRSFLLRGLTLGGVAMLSGCNLTDNESVDTALSSMSRFNDRVQGWLFNPNAMAPTYPESMITRPFPFNAFYGIDEAPVVDQESYRLEVTGLVADKRSWRLEELRAMAQTDQITRHICVEGWSAIGRWGGVRFSDFLKRVGADTDAKYVGFKCADDYYTSIDMATALHAQTLLALTYDGAVLPREYGFPMKLRMPTKLGYKNPKHIQAIFVSNTYSGGYWEDQGYNWFGGS from the coding sequence ATGAAAAAGCACATTCAAGGATCGGGTCTGGACGAGTCGTCCATCCTGACCGACGCCCGCAAAATCCTCGCCCCGCAGATCGAAGACCGCTCGCGCCGTTCGTTCCTGCTGCGCGGTCTGACCCTCGGTGGCGTGGCCATGCTGTCCGGCTGCAACCTCACCGACAACGAAAGCGTCGACACCGCCTTGTCGTCGATGTCGCGCTTCAACGATCGGGTGCAGGGCTGGCTGTTCAACCCCAACGCCATGGCGCCGACCTATCCGGAGTCGATGATCACCCGGCCGTTTCCTTTCAATGCCTTCTACGGCATCGACGAGGCACCGGTGGTGGACCAGGAGAGTTATCGCCTGGAAGTGACCGGCCTGGTCGCCGACAAGCGCAGCTGGCGCCTCGAAGAGCTACGCGCGATGGCGCAGACCGACCAGATCACCCGGCACATTTGCGTCGAAGGCTGGAGCGCGATCGGCCGCTGGGGTGGTGTGCGCTTCAGCGATTTCCTCAAACGCGTGGGCGCCGACACCGATGCCAAATACGTCGGCTTCAAGTGCGCCGACGACTACTACACCAGTATCGACATGGCCACCGCACTGCATGCGCAAACCCTGCTGGCGCTGACCTATGACGGCGCCGTGCTGCCTCGCGAATACGGTTTCCCGATGAAGCTGCGCATGCCCACCAAGCTCGGCTACAAGAACCCCAAACACATCCAGGCGATTTTCGTCAGCAACACCTACAGCGGTGGCTACTGGGAAGACCAGGGCTACAACTGGTTCGGTGGCAGCTGA
- a CDS encoding MFS transporter, with the protein MNDSPALPANPALAQGQPSSWRDWLSVYSVALGAFAFVTTEYLPVGVLPSISSSLGITDGVAGLMVTVPGIVAAIAAPAIMLGAGRMNRRQLLLLLTLLQLIANLVSAIAPSLPVMLLGRALLGVALGGFWAVAIAVAGRLVSESNAAKATALIFAGITLATVFGVPFGTFLGSLFSWRVSFAVAAALALLALIAQGLTLPSLPSRDGLQVRALLSFLARKNARRSMLLLGLVVAAHFSAYTYIAPFLGREAGYSTGAITSILLGFGLVGMLANFAMASGVARHLRASLGAVVLLMVIAQLALPQLQGAGVVLAVLAWGIAYGAIPLGVSTWMQLTSPQLPEASSAMLVTMFQVAIASGSLFGGWMVDHHGVPSALWLGAGIGMLGVAVMLSFGLGKAPIAEALQR; encoded by the coding sequence ATGAACGATTCACCTGCATTACCGGCCAACCCCGCGCTCGCCCAGGGGCAGCCGTCCTCCTGGCGCGACTGGCTGTCGGTGTATTCGGTGGCATTGGGCGCCTTTGCCTTTGTCACCACCGAATACCTGCCCGTTGGCGTCCTGCCGTCTATCTCCAGCAGCCTGGGCATCACCGACGGGGTGGCTGGGTTGATGGTGACCGTGCCGGGGATCGTCGCCGCCATCGCTGCGCCTGCAATCATGTTGGGGGCTGGGCGGATGAACCGCCGGCAGTTGCTGTTGTTGCTGACGCTGTTGCAGTTGATTGCCAACCTGGTGTCGGCCATCGCGCCTTCGCTGCCAGTGATGCTGCTGGGACGGGCGTTGTTGGGGGTGGCGCTGGGTGGTTTCTGGGCGGTGGCGATTGCCGTGGCCGGGCGACTGGTCAGTGAATCGAACGCCGCCAAAGCCACGGCGTTGATCTTCGCCGGCATTACCTTGGCCACCGTGTTTGGCGTGCCGTTCGGCACCTTTCTCGGCAGCTTGTTCTCCTGGCGCGTGTCCTTTGCCGTTGCCGCGGCATTAGCGCTGCTGGCCTTGATCGCCCAAGGCCTGACCCTGCCTTCATTGCCATCCCGGGACGGCTTGCAGGTGCGCGCGCTGCTGAGCTTCCTGGCGCGCAAAAACGCCCGGCGCAGCATGTTGCTGCTGGGCCTGGTGGTGGCGGCGCACTTCTCGGCCTACACCTACATCGCGCCATTTCTTGGCCGTGAAGCGGGCTACTCGACGGGCGCCATCACCTCGATCCTGTTGGGCTTCGGCCTGGTCGGCATGCTGGCCAACTTCGCCATGGCCAGCGGGGTTGCCCGGCATCTGCGGGCGTCGTTGGGTGCGGTGGTGCTGCTGATGGTCATCGCGCAACTGGCGTTGCCGCAGTTGCAGGGAGCGGGTGTGGTGTTGGCGGTGCTGGCATGGGGCATTGCCTATGGCGCGATTCCGCTGGGTGTGAGCACCTGGATGCAACTGACTTCGCCGCAGTTGCCGGAAGCGAGTTCGGCGATGCTGGTCACCATGTTCCAGGTGGCGATTGCCTCGGGTTCGTTGTTCGGTGGCTGGATGGTGGATCATCACGGCGTACCGTCGGCGCTGTGGTTGGGCGCAGGCATTGGCATGCTCGGGGTGGCGGTGATGCTCAGCTTCGGCCTCGGCAAGGCACCGATTGCCGAGGCGCTGCAACGCTGA
- a CDS encoding alkene reductase, which produces MKHPTLLSNIQIGPYSLSHRVVMAPLTRMRSEPGDLPGALMAEYYSQRATDGGLIISEATVVSTTGNGYLGSPGLYNDAQIPGWKAITEAVHAKGGRIFLQLFHAGRQSHSDMQPDGAPPVAPSQVDYNGVAYTANGWVPSTPHRALDEMEVEALVEDFRRAAQRGLQAGFDGVEIHGANGYLIDQFLQDGSNRRTDAYGGTIAKRARFLMDITRAVISVWGSERVAVRLGPSGNFGDMHDSDPEALFVYVAQQLAPLQLAYLHLIEPRVLGNSIDESKDQNPVAAQLIRRHYNGLIVAAGGFTATSAEQILQAGDADLVAFGRDFIANPDLPERIRHDRPLNAYDRETFYGGNEVGFTDYPVYQHSA; this is translated from the coding sequence ATGAAACACCCCACCCTGCTGTCCAACATCCAGATCGGCCCCTACTCCCTCAGCCATCGCGTAGTCATGGCACCGCTGACCCGCATGCGTTCGGAGCCCGGCGACCTGCCGGGTGCGTTGATGGCCGAGTACTACTCGCAACGCGCCACCGATGGCGGCCTGATCATTTCCGAAGCGACGGTTGTGTCCACCACCGGCAACGGCTACCTCGGTTCGCCCGGCCTGTATAACGATGCACAAATTCCGGGCTGGAAGGCCATCACCGAAGCCGTCCACGCCAAGGGCGGGCGGATTTTCCTGCAGCTGTTCCATGCCGGTCGCCAGTCCCACAGCGACATGCAGCCCGACGGCGCGCCACCGGTCGCGCCTTCGCAGGTCGATTACAACGGCGTTGCCTACACCGCCAACGGCTGGGTGCCGAGCACGCCGCACCGCGCTCTCGACGAAATGGAAGTCGAGGCGCTGGTCGAAGATTTCCGCCGTGCCGCGCAACGGGGCTTGCAAGCCGGTTTCGACGGGGTGGAAATCCACGGCGCCAACGGTTACCTGATCGACCAGTTCCTGCAGGACGGGAGCAACCGCCGCACCGATGCCTACGGCGGCACCATTGCCAAGCGTGCGCGCTTCCTGATGGATATCACCCGTGCAGTGATTTCGGTATGGGGCAGCGAACGCGTGGCCGTGCGGCTCGGGCCCAGCGGCAACTTCGGCGACATGCACGACAGCGATCCCGAAGCCCTGTTCGTCTACGTCGCGCAGCAGCTGGCACCGCTGCAACTGGCCTATCTGCACTTGATCGAGCCCCGGGTACTGGGCAATTCCATCGATGAAAGCAAGGACCAGAACCCGGTGGCCGCGCAGTTGATCCGCCGGCATTACAACGGTCTGATCGTTGCCGCCGGTGGCTTCACCGCCACGTCGGCCGAGCAGATCCTCCAGGCAGGCGACGCAGACCTGGTGGCTTTCGGTCGTGACTTCATCGCCAACCCCGACTTGCCGGAGCGCATTCGCCATGACCGGCCGCTCAACGCCTACGACCGGGAGACGTTTTACGGGGGTAACGAGGTGGGGTTTACTGATTATCCGGTCTATCAGCACAGCGCCTGA
- a CDS encoding P1 family peptidase, with translation MKPRARDLNIQFGQLQPGPLNAITDVPGVRVGHSNVRGRSAKGRDILTGVTVIEPRAGSTSLQPCFAGVHVLNGNGDATGLEWIREAGLLTSPIAFTNTHSLGVVRDALIVLDREQQPDDGRLYWNMPVVLETFDGLLNDINGFHVQVEHVAQALRTAESGPVAEGNVGGGSGMICHEFKGGIGTASRRLNNAQGGWTVGAIVQANHGIRGELRVDGYPVGRYMEQVDSPFLKASLPHPGMGSIVVCLATDAPLLPHQCTRLAQRASLGLARTGGGNEDHSGDIFIAFSTGNPHVPPAAYESKRAPTTGNLSMVNNDHISELFLAATEAVEEAIINALLAADSAEGNGHAVPGLDPETLLDALQQAGWPGAGKTKS, from the coding sequence ATGAAACCACGTGCCCGCGACCTCAATATCCAGTTTGGCCAACTGCAACCCGGCCCGCTCAATGCCATCACCGATGTCCCCGGCGTGCGCGTCGGCCACAGCAATGTGCGCGGCCGCAGTGCCAAGGGTCGTGACATCCTCACCGGTGTCACCGTGATCGAACCGCGTGCCGGTTCGACCAGCCTGCAACCGTGTTTTGCCGGCGTTCATGTGCTCAATGGCAATGGCGACGCGACCGGCCTGGAATGGATTCGCGAAGCGGGTCTGCTGACCAGTCCGATCGCCTTCACCAACACCCATAGCCTGGGCGTGGTGCGAGATGCGCTGATCGTGCTGGACCGTGAGCAGCAACCGGACGACGGCCGGCTCTACTGGAACATGCCGGTCGTGCTGGAGACCTTCGACGGTTTGCTCAACGACATCAACGGCTTCCATGTGCAGGTCGAACATGTGGCCCAGGCCCTGCGTACAGCAGAAAGCGGCCCGGTGGCCGAGGGCAATGTCGGCGGTGGCAGCGGCATGATCTGCCATGAATTCAAGGGCGGCATCGGCACCGCTTCACGGCGCCTGAACAATGCCCAGGGCGGCTGGACGGTCGGCGCCATCGTCCAGGCCAACCACGGTATTCGCGGTGAGTTGCGCGTCGATGGCTACCCGGTCGGGCGCTACATGGAACAGGTCGATTCGCCGTTCCTCAAGGCATCGCTGCCGCATCCGGGCATGGGTTCGATCGTGGTGTGCCTGGCCACCGATGCGCCGTTGCTGCCACACCAATGCACACGCCTGGCGCAGCGTGCCAGCCTCGGCCTGGCCCGCACCGGCGGTGGTAACGAAGACCACAGCGGTGACATCTTCATCGCCTTTTCCACCGGCAACCCGCACGTGCCGCCCGCCGCCTACGAGAGCAAACGCGCGCCCACCACGGGCAACCTGAGCATGGTCAATAACGATCACATCAGCGAATTGTTCCTGGCGGCCACCGAAGCGGTGGAAGAAGCCATCATCAACGCCCTGCTGGCCGCCGACAGTGCCGAAGGCAATGGGCATGCCGTGCCGGGACTGGATCCGGAAACGCTGCTCGATGCCCTGCAGCAGGCCGGATGGCCGGGCGCCGGGAAAACAAAAAGCTGA
- a CDS encoding LysR substrate-binding domain-containing protein — MDSLSGITAFIQVAETRSFTEAGRLLEISSSAVGKSVARMEERLGVRLFHRSTRSVTLTTEGELFLDRCKRILSEVEAAQMELLDLSANPRGKVRLSVPIQNVLIMPVLAGFMRAYPDIELDVDMSDRMVDVIEEGFDAVIRTGAPQDSRLMARKLGGYQLQLVASPEYLREHGEPTHPDDLIGHVCLLHKFPATGMIERWPLRIGETHIEPHLSKALICTTMDPLTYLAIDGVGIACLPDFSIRQPLADGRLKVVLEDYTDHTGNLWMLWPASKQTAPRLRVLIDYFKDNILKG; from the coding sequence ATGGACAGCCTCAGCGGTATCACGGCCTTCATTCAAGTGGCCGAAACCCGCAGCTTCACCGAAGCCGGGCGCCTGCTGGAAATCTCCTCGTCCGCGGTGGGCAAGAGCGTGGCGCGGATGGAGGAACGCTTGGGTGTCCGGCTCTTCCACCGCAGCACCCGCAGCGTCACCCTGACCACCGAAGGCGAGCTGTTCCTGGACCGCTGCAAACGCATCCTCAGTGAAGTGGAAGCCGCGCAAATGGAGCTGCTGGACCTGTCCGCCAATCCACGGGGCAAAGTGCGCCTCAGCGTGCCGATCCAGAACGTGTTGATCATGCCGGTGCTGGCCGGGTTCATGCGCGCCTACCCGGACATCGAATTGGACGTGGACATGTCCGACCGCATGGTGGACGTGATCGAGGAAGGGTTCGATGCGGTGATCCGCACCGGCGCACCGCAAGATTCGCGGCTGATGGCGCGTAAACTGGGCGGCTATCAATTGCAGTTGGTGGCATCGCCGGAGTATCTGCGAGAGCACGGCGAGCCGACGCATCCGGACGACCTGATCGGCCACGTCTGCCTGCTGCATAAGTTTCCGGCTACCGGGATGATCGAGCGCTGGCCGCTGCGGATTGGCGAAACGCACATCGAGCCGCACCTGTCGAAGGCGTTGATCTGTACGACGATGGACCCGCTGACGTACCTGGCGATCGATGGGGTGGGGATTGCCTGCCTGCCGGACTTTTCAATCCGCCAGCCACTCGCCGACGGCAGGCTGAAGGTGGTGCTGGAGGATTACACTGACCATACCGGCAACCTGTGGATGCTCTGGCCCGCCTCGAAGCAGACCGCGCCGAGGCTGCGGGTGTTGATCGATTACTTCAAGGACAACATTCTCAAGGGCTGA
- a CDS encoding class I SAM-dependent methyltransferase: MNPEALATLREHLLTALAAAPAETRRLFHGRGRCWPGLEQLTVDWLQGVVLVALFKEPEAAQLEALKQLLLAFTQSDAWAQSGAHTLLLQHRYLLQSTTEWLLGEEIDELTIVEGGLKYRVDLGRKQNTGLFLDMRYGRDWVRANAEGKRVLNLFAYTCGFSVAAIEGGATHVVNLDMSSPALSRGRDNHRLNGHDLGKVTFLGHDLFKSWGKVIGKGPYDLVIIDPPSFQKGSFLLTKDYQRVLRRLPELLAENGTVLACMNDPAFGADFLIDGVTREAPSLQFIERLENPPEFPDADIECGLKALVFKLQS, encoded by the coding sequence ATGAACCCTGAAGCCCTCGCCACCCTCCGCGAACATTTGCTGACCGCCCTGGCGGCCGCCCCCGCCGAAACCCGCCGCCTGTTCCACGGCCGCGGCCGCTGCTGGCCGGGGCTGGAGCAATTGACCGTCGACTGGTTGCAGGGCGTGGTACTGGTGGCGTTGTTCAAGGAGCCGGAAGCGGCGCAGCTGGAGGCGTTGAAACAGCTTCTGCTGGCATTCACGCAGTCAGACGCCTGGGCGCAATCCGGCGCGCACACCCTGCTGCTGCAACATCGCTACCTGCTGCAAAGCACCACCGAATGGTTGCTCGGGGAAGAAATCGACGAGCTGACGATTGTCGAGGGCGGTCTGAAGTACCGGGTGGACCTTGGGCGCAAACAGAACACCGGCCTGTTTCTGGACATGCGCTACGGTCGCGATTGGGTACGGGCCAACGCCGAGGGCAAACGGGTGCTAAACCTGTTCGCCTACACCTGCGGCTTCTCCGTTGCCGCCATCGAGGGCGGCGCGACCCACGTGGTCAATCTCGACATGTCCAGCCCGGCCCTGAGCCGCGGTCGCGACAATCACCGGCTCAATGGGCATGACCTTGGCAAGGTGACCTTTCTTGGCCACGACCTGTTCAAGTCCTGGGGCAAAGTCATCGGCAAAGGCCCTTACGACCTGGTGATCATCGACCCGCCGTCGTTCCAGAAAGGCAGCTTCCTGTTGACCAAGGACTACCAGCGCGTGCTGCGCCGCCTGCCGGAATTGCTCGCTGAAAACGGCACCGTTCTGGCCTGCATGAACGACCCGGCCTTCGGTGCCGACTTCCTGATCGACGGCGTCACCCGCGAAGCGCCGAGCCTGCAATTCATCGAACGACTGGAAAATCCGCCGGAATTTCCGGATGCCGATATCGAATGCGGGCTGAAGGCGTTGGTGTTCAAACTGCAAAGCTGA
- a CDS encoding GNAT family N-acetyltransferase → MPQISHFKTPCPEHINSQILQMVVDNLTDISMVAIPPSNLLYNVYQYAIGYEVHLYLEALNGAKGIDVELLVATDLDDPDKVIGFLLYLPVKDDPEACGVAYMAVDASHRRQGVARKMLREMVGRYPHAELTCAVGKVPYFEAMGFQVVGARATQVLMNTRDHGSDGLMALLDVASIYSSLEVRQIHTYLLQKHGKRAMLDAEKQRDRHLDQLTRKANEFVRERLGEDAVPATGPRLRLV, encoded by the coding sequence ATGCCCCAGATCAGCCACTTCAAAACCCCGTGCCCCGAGCACATCAACAGCCAGATCCTGCAGATGGTGGTCGATAACCTGACCGACATCAGCATGGTCGCGATCCCGCCCAGCAACCTGTTGTACAACGTCTACCAGTATGCGATTGGCTATGAGGTGCACCTGTATCTGGAGGCGTTGAACGGGGCGAAAGGGATTGATGTGGAGTTGCTGGTCGCCACCGATCTGGACGACCCGGACAAGGTCATCGGCTTTTTGCTGTACTTGCCGGTCAAGGACGATCCCGAGGCGTGCGGCGTGGCTTATATGGCGGTGGATGCTAGCCATCGGCGCCAGGGCGTTGCGCGCAAAATGCTGCGGGAGATGGTCGGTCGCTATCCCCATGCCGAGCTGACCTGTGCAGTGGGCAAGGTGCCGTACTTCGAAGCGATGGGCTTTCAGGTCGTGGGTGCGCGCGCTACCCAGGTGCTGATGAACACCCGCGATCACGGCAGCGACGGCCTGATGGCGCTGCTGGATGTGGCGTCAATCTACAGCTCCCTGGAAGTGCGGCAGATTCACACCTACCTGCTGCAAAAACATGGCAAGCGCGCCATGCTCGACGCGGAAAAACAGCGTGACCGGCATCTGGACCAATTGACGCGCAAGGCCAACGAGTTTGTGCGCGAACGACTGGGGGAGGACGCCGTGCCCGCCACCGGCCCGCGCTTGCGCCTGGTCTGA
- a CDS encoding cytochrome b/b6 domain-containing protein, translating to MSPLPASPRASHPRWLRLTHWLNALAVLVMVTSGWRIYNASPIFDFSFPKSITLGGWLGGALQWHFAAMWFLAINGLVYLAFNLFSGRLKRRFFPVSPKGVLQDLWAALRGKLGHADLSHYNQVQRVAYLFVMVDITLLVLSGLVLWKSVQFPLLRELLWGYEGARRVHFFAMALLVAFVAVHLVMVALVPKTLLAMIVGRKEPV from the coding sequence ATGTCGCCGCTACCTGCCTCACCCAGAGCCAGCCATCCACGATGGCTAAGGCTGACCCACTGGCTCAACGCCCTGGCGGTGCTGGTCATGGTCACCAGCGGTTGGCGCATCTACAACGCCTCGCCGATCTTCGATTTCAGCTTTCCCAAGTCGATCACCCTCGGCGGCTGGCTCGGTGGTGCGTTGCAATGGCACTTCGCTGCCATGTGGTTCCTGGCGATCAACGGTCTTGTCTATCTGGCGTTCAACCTGTTCAGCGGGCGCCTGAAACGGCGCTTTTTCCCGGTCTCGCCCAAAGGCGTGCTGCAAGACTTGTGGGCCGCGTTGCGGGGCAAACTCGGTCACGCCGACCTCAGTCATTACAACCAGGTGCAGCGCGTGGCCTACCTGTTCGTGATGGTCGATATCACGCTGCTGGTGCTTTCCGGGCTGGTGCTGTGGAAGTCCGTGCAGTTCCCGCTGTTGCGTGAGCTGCTGTGGGGCTACGAAGGCGCACGACGTGTGCACTTCTTCGCCATGGCGCTGTTGGTCGCCTTCGTGGCGGTGCATCTGGTGATGGTCGCGCTGGTGCCAAAAACACTCTTGGCCATGATCGTGGGTCGCAAGGAGCCCGTATGA